From Solidesulfovibrio carbinoliphilus subsp. oakridgensis, the proteins below share one genomic window:
- a CDS encoding phage holin family protein: MSPVPTPSPALPDWLASLYHWLEALPAVGLAVLGGVVRALIAHKRKACPLRVLLLDVVIGAVTAFFAGFVTWLLLESTSIPGGIQAGIVGMAGFSGPQLLSIFSRKLLAGAEKCDL, encoded by the coding sequence ATGAGCCCCGTTCCGACGCCCTCCCCTGCTCTGCCTGACTGGCTGGCCTCTCTGTACCACTGGCTGGAGGCCTTGCCGGCTGTTGGCCTGGCTGTTCTCGGGGGTGTCGTCCGGGCGCTCATCGCTCACAAGCGCAAAGCATGTCCTCTCCGCGTGCTGCTCCTCGACGTGGTCATCGGGGCGGTCACGGCGTTTTTCGCGGGGTTTGTGACCTGGCTCCTCCTGGAGTCCACGTCCATCCCCGGCGGGATTCAGGCTGGGATCGTGGGCATGGCCGGATTCTCCGGGCCGCAACTCCTCTCCATCTTTTCGCGCAAGCTCCTGGCCGGCGCCGAGAAGTGTGACCTGTGA
- a CDS encoding glycoside hydrolase family 108 protein: protein MGFTEADKFRTKWEGGLSDNKADPGGVTKYGVSFQFLRAQGHDVDGDGDIDADDIRALTPAAASALLKQEFWTCQDLDSFPALTGIAHYDASVNCGRGRAVLLLQAACNAFDGQKIDEDGKLGPKTRARVAALDDELLALRCVQEREAFYKRLIAAKPALAVFADGWANRTADLIKYVQEVANVQAPAVLAPAPTEPPAPRMPTGGLSDVPGDGTTMGDAVEPGLPDVSRLTVVLKALAKSKTIYGVLGMLGLQLLGANAWDVALRIGGQIYTVPDLSPLISTALASLAVWGRVTARPIGGRNA from the coding sequence ATGGGTTTCACCGAAGCCGACAAATTCCGCACAAAATGGGAGGGCGGCCTATCCGACAACAAGGCCGACCCGGGGGGCGTCACAAAATACGGCGTCTCTTTCCAGTTTCTCCGCGCCCAGGGGCATGATGTCGACGGCGACGGGGATATTGACGCCGACGACATCCGGGCGTTGACCCCGGCCGCCGCATCCGCCCTGCTCAAGCAAGAATTCTGGACCTGCCAAGACCTCGACTCGTTTCCCGCCCTGACCGGCATCGCCCACTATGACGCCTCGGTGAACTGTGGCCGCGGCCGTGCCGTCCTTCTGCTCCAGGCGGCTTGTAACGCCTTCGACGGCCAAAAGATCGACGAAGACGGCAAGCTCGGTCCGAAGACGCGGGCCAGGGTGGCGGCTCTGGACGACGAACTGCTTGCCTTGCGCTGTGTCCAAGAGCGCGAAGCCTTTTACAAGCGCCTCATCGCCGCGAAGCCGGCCCTTGCCGTATTTGCCGATGGATGGGCGAATCGGACGGCTGACCTGATAAAGTACGTGCAGGAGGTCGCCAATGTGCAAGCGCCTGCGGTCCTGGCTCCAGCACCGACTGAACCCCCTGCACCTCGAATGCCGACTGGTGGACTGTCGGATGTCCCGGGCGACGGCACGACGATGGGCGATGCGGTGGAGCCGGGTCTACCGGATGTTTCTCGGCTGACCGTCGTCCTCAAGGCCCTGGCCAAGTCCAAGACCATCTATGGCGTCCTCGGGATGCTTGGGCTGCAACTGCTCGGGGCCAACGCCTGGGACGTCGCCCTCCGCATCGGCGGCCAAATCTACACCGTCCCCGACCTCTCCCCGCTCATCTCCACGGCCCTGGCCTCGCTGGCCGTGTGGGGCCGCGTCACTGCCCGGCCCATCGGAGGCCGCAATGCGTAG
- a CDS encoding helix-turn-helix domain-containing protein — MTRAQAFGKIYAIIEKITAGRVKNAEAFFPAPAIFLGTYARQYMEAGEPGLDLWGEAMEALEASDLTKPLLLAEQGDFWIGYYAAKHALRLPGKSLSTKETAKILGIDAATVRQQLAAGRFPGATKFGRDWQIPSGAVAEYRTKSARQGTVDDVDRDVPAE, encoded by the coding sequence ATGACCCGCGCACAAGCCTTCGGAAAAATTTACGCCATCATCGAAAAAATCACCGCCGGCCGCGTCAAAAACGCCGAAGCATTCTTCCCGGCCCCGGCTATATTCCTGGGCACCTACGCCCGGCAGTACATGGAGGCGGGAGAGCCCGGACTTGACCTCTGGGGCGAGGCCATGGAGGCCCTGGAGGCCAGCGATTTAACCAAGCCCCTCCTCCTGGCCGAGCAAGGTGATTTTTGGATCGGGTACTATGCCGCCAAGCACGCGTTGCGCCTGCCCGGGAAGAGCCTGAGCACCAAGGAGACGGCAAAAATCCTCGGCATCGACGCTGCCACGGTCAGGCAGCAACTCGCGGCCGGGCGGTTCCCCGGGGCGACGAAATTCGGGCGGGACTGGCAAATCCCGTCCGGAGCCGTGGCCGAGTACCGGACGAAAAGCGCGAGGCAGGGGACGGTGGACGATGTTGACAGGGACGTGCCTGCCGAGTAG
- a CDS encoding DUF1064 domain-containing protein: MPGVRVSVSEIHAAGGFARWHERMTRAANAHPVKSPVLGGGGVENGQRIGSTPKNAATGQESGKTTVARGTPNLTERRYHETYLLPRILTGEIVGCEFEGKTFELARDCRYTPDWWVVLANGLTEVHEVKGKMVWEDSRIKVKWAAQRFPEVRFTWAQWKGGKWTIKQVPA, translated from the coding sequence ATGCCCGGGGTGCGCGTTTCCGTCTCCGAGATCCACGCGGCCGGCGGCTTTGCCCGCTGGCACGAACGGATGACCAGGGCAGCAAACGCGCATCCCGTCAAATCGCCCGTTTTAGGTGGGGGTGGAGTCGAAAATGGACAACGTATCGGGTCCACCCCCAAAAACGCAGCCACGGGGCAGGAATCGGGCAAAACGACGGTCGCCAGGGGTACGCCGAACCTGACCGAGCGCCGCTACCACGAGACCTACCTCCTCCCGCGCATCCTGACCGGGGAGATTGTGGGGTGCGAGTTCGAGGGGAAGACGTTCGAGTTGGCCCGGGATTGCCGGTACACGCCGGACTGGTGGGTGGTCCTCGCCAACGGGCTGACCGAGGTGCATGAGGTCAAGGGCAAAATGGTGTGGGAAGACAGCCGCATCAAGGTCAAGTGGGCGGCGCAGCGGTTCCCGGAGGTGCGGTTTACGTGGGCGCAGTGGAAGGGCGGAAAGTGGACAATCAAGCAGGTGCCGGCGTAG
- a CDS encoding HU family DNA-binding protein produces the protein MTQTEFIKRFATESGMTQDAAKNCLALAGQMVEATMRAGESVKFPCLGTFTPVATKERQGRNPRTGEPLTIPAGVRIKFKAAFEVD, from the coding sequence ATGACCCAGACCGAATTTATCAAACGCTTTGCCACGGAATCCGGCATGACCCAGGACGCCGCGAAAAACTGTCTCGCCCTGGCCGGGCAGATGGTCGAGGCCACCATGCGGGCCGGTGAGTCCGTCAAATTCCCGTGCCTCGGCACGTTCACGCCGGTGGCCACCAAGGAACGCCAGGGCCGCAACCCCAGAACCGGGGAGCCGCTCACGATCCCGGCCGGGGTCAGGATCAAGTTCAAGGCCGCGTTCGAGGTGGACTAG
- a CDS encoding DUF4258 domain-containing protein has protein sequence MSLRYTDHAIKRMNQRNISLHLAEIAVVCGKKTHMDHKTVRYAWNGFCFVVNTQSLTVVTAYDVTDRHDENNISPA, from the coding sequence ATGTCCCTCCGCTACACCGACCACGCGATTAAGCGCATGAACCAGCGTAATATCTCGTTGCATTTGGCCGAAATCGCCGTGGTGTGTGGCAAGAAAACGCACATGGACCACAAGACGGTGCGTTACGCCTGGAACGGGTTCTGCTTTGTCGTCAACACGCAGTCTTTGACGGTGGTCACTGCTTACGACGTGACGGACAGGCACGACGAAAACAACATTAGCCCGGCGTGA
- a CDS encoding single-stranded DNA-binding protein, producing MKYGGKSKVSLNRYECIGRIGSLKMTYLQSGTPVMEISVAVDESYKDREGNKVEKCEWVRVKAFDKQAEFCEKWLRKGTRIYVAGKLATRTWEKDGQKHYQTEVLVNSPGMGVTPIDWPDKDDQPQDRQPARGNQGAGRQGFPSEASGMDAMPGGEMSDVPF from the coding sequence ATGAAATATGGAGGGAAATCTAAGGTGTCTTTAAACCGTTATGAGTGTATAGGACGTATTGGTAGTCTCAAGATGACCTACTTGCAAAGCGGCACGCCGGTCATGGAGATCAGCGTTGCTGTGGACGAATCGTACAAGGACCGCGAGGGGAACAAGGTCGAAAAATGCGAGTGGGTGCGGGTCAAGGCTTTCGATAAGCAGGCCGAATTTTGCGAAAAGTGGCTGCGTAAAGGGACTCGTATCTACGTCGCGGGGAAACTGGCCACGCGCACCTGGGAGAAAGACGGCCAGAAGCACTACCAGACGGAGGTCCTGGTCAACTCTCCGGGCATGGGCGTGACGCCCATCGACTGGCCGGACAAGGACGACCAGCCCCAGGACCGCCAGCCGGCCAGGGGGAATCAGGGCGCGGGGCGGCAGGGATTCCCGAGCGAGGCCAGCGGCATGGACGCGATGCCGGGGGGCGAAATGTCGGACGTGCCGTTTTAG
- a CDS encoding dATP/dGTP diphosphohydrolase domain-containing protein — protein sequence MTTESPHITALARTEGRKDDSGKLRYDLVPPDALGELVRVYSVGAARYGDNNWAKGISFGRIFAALMRHLWAFWRGEENDPDDGIHHLAHAAWNCLTLLAYRLRGMDGFDDRPSMAPSQGWRLP from the coding sequence ATGACCACCGAATCCCCCCACATCACCGCTCTGGCCAGGACCGAGGGCCGGAAGGACGACTCCGGCAAGCTCCGCTACGACCTCGTGCCCCCTGACGCCCTGGGAGAGCTGGTGCGCGTGTATTCGGTCGGAGCAGCCCGCTACGGCGACAATAATTGGGCCAAGGGCATTTCCTTCGGTCGCATCTTCGCGGCCCTTATGCGCCACCTGTGGGCCTTCTGGCGCGGCGAGGAGAATGACCCGGACGACGGAATCCACCACCTTGCCCACGCCGCCTGGAACTGTCTCACGCTGTTGGCCTACCGGCTGCGGGGCATGGACGGGTTTGATGATCGGCCGAGCATGGCCCCGTCACAGGGGTGGAGGTTGCCGTAG
- a CDS encoding phage regulatory CII family protein — MELDLKVMPVGAAIQQAKLLSGLTLKQIAVRMEIHESVAKKLFAEHQDRLPDILEVVAICNALGNRFLLDWMLAQLEPATATSGGHRSIPSQFCSLSAAFGELSHATGEALADGKINASEANVMMKRARSVRESSDKLMANLEPIAGQIFTAGKWVSKTVCTCETEVSEQNI; from the coding sequence ATGGAACTTGACCTGAAAGTGATGCCGGTCGGGGCCGCAATCCAGCAAGCGAAATTGCTTTCCGGGCTGACACTCAAACAAATCGCCGTGCGGATGGAAATTCACGAGTCCGTGGCGAAAAAGCTTTTTGCCGAACACCAGGACCGCTTGCCCGACATCCTGGAAGTGGTGGCTATCTGCAACGCGCTCGGCAACCGCTTCCTCCTGGATTGGATGCTGGCGCAGCTGGAGCCGGCAACGGCCACCTCGGGCGGGCACAGGTCCATCCCCTCGCAGTTCTGCTCCCTCTCGGCTGCATTTGGGGAGCTTTCCCATGCGACCGGCGAGGCCCTGGCGGACGGGAAGATCAACGCCAGCGAGGCCAACGTGATGATGAAGCGGGCTCGAAGCGTCCGGGAATCCAGCGACAAGCTGATGGCGAACCTGGAGCCCATTGCAGGGCAGATTTTTACAGCCGGGAAGTGGGTCAGCAAGACGGTCTGCACGTGCGAAACGGAAGTTTCGGAGCAGAATATATGA
- a CDS encoding LexA family transcriptional regulator, producing the protein MPFLDEIQALLDRYRGNQSELVRLTGVPQSTLNRLFKGTGSPKADILAKILDAVGAKLVLPGERPETTRDVCWVDAKIVSAGDGQPLPPSENYFAVPLVGEAGAGPGVMSDDVIKSWVLVYRHQHAVRLKSNLLAVEIGQGSTSMEPLLHPGDIVLCDRDDFKPTKPGGIFLVREPGQHGGAKIKRVSIKPVDHDLLITFYSQDTVNSPPETFSLRGDYNDNITEAIIGRCVWAWQDITGK; encoded by the coding sequence ATGCCGTTTCTTGACGAAATCCAGGCCCTTTTGGACAGATATAGAGGGAACCAGTCTGAGCTTGTCAGGCTGACCGGGGTCCCACAATCCACGCTCAACCGACTGTTTAAGGGGACTGGATCGCCAAAAGCGGATATCTTGGCGAAAATCTTGGACGCCGTTGGGGCAAAGCTGGTTTTGCCAGGAGAGCGGCCGGAGACCACCCGGGACGTCTGCTGGGTAGACGCCAAAATCGTCTCGGCCGGCGACGGACAACCCTTGCCCCCTTCGGAAAACTACTTCGCCGTTCCTCTCGTGGGTGAGGCGGGGGCCGGACCGGGCGTCATGTCGGATGACGTGATCAAGTCGTGGGTCCTGGTCTATCGCCACCAACACGCGGTCAGATTGAAATCGAATTTGCTGGCCGTGGAAATTGGCCAGGGAAGTACGTCCATGGAACCCCTGCTACACCCTGGCGACATCGTTTTGTGCGACCGGGACGACTTCAAGCCGACCAAGCCAGGCGGGATATTCCTGGTCAGAGAGCCGGGACAGCACGGCGGGGCCAAGATCAAGCGGGTTTCCATCAAGCCCGTTGACCATGACCTGCTCATCACGTTCTACAGCCAGGACACCGTGAATAGTCCGCCGGAGACGTTCAGCTTGAGGGGAGACTACAACGACAACATCACTGAGGCCATCATCGGACGATGCGTTTGGGCTTGGCAAGATATTACGGGGAAGTGA
- a CDS encoding nucleoside 2-deoxyribosyltransferase: MKHHIYLAGPLFTHAERAYLSALRDRLRQNVPAVVTWPGDLFDDAHLASLGPKAKEHIFQRCRDAIHEASHMIALLDGPQVDDGTAWEIGYAYAKGIPIIGLRTDFRQAGDTPTSLANAMIECSCVHIYRSADDLLTALTG, encoded by the coding sequence ATGAAGCACCACATCTACCTCGCCGGCCCCCTGTTCACCCATGCGGAGCGAGCCTACCTCTCCGCCCTCCGCGACCGCCTGCGTCAGAATGTCCCCGCCGTCGTGACGTGGCCGGGCGACCTATTCGATGATGCCCATCTTGCCTCTCTCGGACCAAAGGCCAAGGAACACATTTTTCAGCGGTGCCGCGATGCGATCCATGAGGCTTCCCACATGATAGCCCTCTTGGACGGCCCTCAAGTGGACGACGGCACGGCCTGGGAGATCGGCTACGCCTATGCCAAGGGTATCCCCATAATAGGGCTCCGGACCGACTTTCGGCAGGCAGGGGACACGCCCACCTCCCTGGCCAACGCCATGATCGAGTGCAGCTGCGTGCATATCTACCGATCCGCCGACGATCTGCTGACCGCCCTGACCGGGTAG
- a CDS encoding antA/AntB antirepressor family protein — MTDFPKIDFDALCPTSKAELGNRMIQTVNARDLHRALEVGRDFSNWIKDRIEEYGFVENQDYVRFTPKLAKTSQGGRPPIDYHVTFDMAKELGMVERTPVGRAIRLYFIRKEEEARSRFVDDHVQAKLALYLAEEIRPWQKVFPDQLWQEFARLTGHELKGSQRPMYWGNLVNEFIYGFLDEDVKNWLKENARSSRYKRFHQRFNEDFGLHRLVSHIGVVVGTARNSFSISDLRNRLELQFSNKPAQLSFFIPLPAAQQSSKGAN, encoded by the coding sequence ATGACCGATTTCCCAAAGATTGATTTCGACGCGCTGTGCCCCACCAGCAAGGCTGAATTGGGGAACAGGATGATTCAGACCGTCAACGCCCGCGACCTGCACAGGGCGCTGGAGGTGGGCCGGGATTTCTCGAACTGGATCAAGGATCGGATCGAGGAGTACGGGTTTGTTGAGAACCAGGACTACGTGAGGTTTACGCCAAAACTGGCGAAAACCTCCCAGGGCGGCCGGCCGCCCATCGACTACCACGTCACCTTCGACATGGCCAAAGAGCTGGGCATGGTCGAGCGGACGCCAGTCGGCCGAGCGATACGCCTCTACTTCATCCGCAAAGAGGAGGAGGCACGCAGCCGGTTCGTTGACGATCACGTCCAAGCCAAGCTGGCGCTTTACCTCGCTGAGGAAATCCGCCCCTGGCAGAAGGTATTCCCTGACCAGCTTTGGCAGGAGTTCGCCCGCCTGACCGGCCACGAACTGAAAGGCAGTCAGCGCCCCATGTATTGGGGAAACCTCGTCAACGAATTCATTTACGGTTTCCTTGATGAGGACGTGAAGAACTGGCTCAAGGAGAACGCCAGATCGAGCCGCTACAAGCGTTTTCACCAGCGCTTCAATGAAGACTTTGGCCTGCACCGCCTTGTTTCCCACATTGGCGTCGTCGTTGGAACGGCTAGGAACAGTTTTTCCATTTCTGACCTTCGCAACAGACTTGAACTCCAGTTTAGCAATAAGCCGGCGCAACTCTCTTTTTTCATCCCGCTGCCGGCCGCACAACAGAGCAGCAAGGGCGCAAACTAG
- a CDS encoding YqaJ viral recombinase family protein, translated as MTAGVWQIPTHGMPRPTWLALRLEGLGGSDAAAACGLSPWKSVYGLWLEKTEATEPTEDEDRHLQWGRLIEEPILLAAREETGLAIQPHRFMVFNRSYPWAYYDTDGVLGEDGIFEAKSANGKSDEWGQPGTDEIPMPYLLQVQHGMAVMGKAFAILAVSRWGRWPDIYRVERHESLIAGLMRKEAAFWDRVERNQEPPMDWEHPQATAEIQAAYPGTDGTTVDLPAEAARWHETVAEANAEIAAAEAVKARFLAKIRKTMGNAAVGMLPDGTAYTRKQNANGKIILRHVKRP; from the coding sequence ATGACGGCCGGCGTCTGGCAAATCCCCACGCACGGCATGCCTCGCCCCACGTGGCTGGCCCTGCGCCTAGAAGGCTTGGGGGGATCGGACGCCGCCGCCGCCTGCGGACTCTCGCCGTGGAAAAGCGTCTACGGCCTCTGGCTGGAAAAGACCGAAGCCACAGAGCCGACCGAGGACGAAGATCGTCACCTGCAATGGGGCCGGCTCATCGAGGAGCCCATCCTATTGGCGGCCAGGGAAGAGACAGGCCTCGCCATACAGCCCCACCGTTTCATGGTCTTCAATCGGTCCTACCCGTGGGCCTACTACGACACTGACGGAGTGCTCGGGGAAGACGGAATTTTTGAGGCCAAAAGCGCCAACGGCAAAAGCGACGAGTGGGGCCAGCCCGGGACCGACGAAATCCCTATGCCCTACCTGCTCCAGGTTCAGCACGGCATGGCCGTGATGGGCAAGGCCTTTGCCATCCTCGCCGTGAGCCGGTGGGGCCGCTGGCCGGATATTTACCGGGTGGAACGCCACGAGAGCCTGATTGCCGGCCTCATGCGCAAGGAGGCGGCTTTCTGGGATCGCGTGGAGCGCAACCAGGAACCGCCGATGGACTGGGAACACCCACAAGCCACGGCCGAGATCCAGGCCGCCTACCCGGGCACGGATGGGACCACGGTTGACCTGCCGGCCGAGGCTGCCCGCTGGCACGAAACCGTGGCCGAAGCCAACGCCGAGATAGCCGCCGCCGAAGCGGTCAAGGCCCGATTCCTCGCAAAGATTCGCAAGACCATGGGCAACGCGGCCGTGGGCATGCTCCCAGACGGCACGGCCTACACCAGAAAGCAGAACGCAAACGGAAAAATCATCCTGCGGCACGTGAAGCGGCCGTAG
- a CDS encoding recombinase RecT — MSNGNLPQESGGASVAALIQQQIPAIAMAVSGGTKEERQKRAERFARVALTTIRNNDKLAQCRVESLLGALMTSASLNLEIDPRGLAYLIPYGREAQLQIGYKGIKELAYRAGGIKAIYAEVVYKPEVEAGMFTIEIGLSRSLTHKLDPLRPELRNGDLVLAYAVAEMEDGRRHFAYCLRDEVEKRRKTSKMNTASPDSTWGKWAEEMWRKTAVKKLCKDLPQSTEDAMAKAVALDDQAEAGVPQTFDLPKDFIDVTPEPKTASDRAAQVLGKTEAEAAPPVDAPTSVPCPNRPNDETGGFWDVKATVCEGCMDRGGCPSWVAA; from the coding sequence ATGTCGAACGGAAATCTTCCCCAGGAGAGCGGCGGCGCGTCCGTTGCCGCGTTGATCCAGCAGCAGATCCCGGCCATCGCCATGGCCGTGTCCGGCGGTACGAAAGAGGAGCGCCAGAAGCGGGCTGAACGTTTCGCCCGGGTGGCCCTGACCACGATCCGCAACAATGACAAGCTTGCCCAATGCCGTGTCGAAAGCCTTCTCGGCGCGCTCATGACGTCGGCCAGCCTCAACCTGGAGATCGATCCCAGGGGATTGGCCTATCTCATCCCCTATGGCCGGGAGGCGCAACTCCAGATCGGCTACAAGGGGATCAAGGAACTGGCCTACCGGGCCGGAGGCATCAAGGCGATCTATGCCGAGGTTGTCTATAAACCCGAGGTAGAGGCCGGCATGTTCACCATCGAAATCGGCCTGTCCCGCAGTCTGACCCACAAGCTTGACCCCCTGCGCCCGGAACTGCGCAACGGTGACCTTGTCCTGGCCTATGCCGTGGCCGAAATGGAGGATGGCCGCCGGCACTTTGCCTACTGTCTGCGGGACGAGGTCGAAAAGCGCCGCAAGACGAGCAAGATGAATACCGCTTCCCCGGACAGCACCTGGGGGAAGTGGGCCGAGGAAATGTGGCGCAAGACCGCCGTCAAGAAGCTCTGCAAAGACCTCCCGCAAAGCACCGAAGATGCCATGGCAAAGGCCGTAGCCCTGGACGATCAGGCCGAAGCCGGTGTCCCGCAGACATTCGACCTCCCCAAGGATTTCATCGACGTGACCCCGGAGCCGAAAACGGCCAGCGACAGGGCGGCGCAGGTTCTGGGCAAGACGGAAGCCGAAGCAGCGCCGCCGGTCGACGCCCCCACGTCCGTCCCCTGCCCCAACCGGCCCAACGATGAGACCGGCGGCTTTTGGGACGTAAAGGCAACCGTCTGCGAGGGCTGTATGGACCGGGGCGGGTGTCCGTCGTGGGTGGCCGCCTAA